From Paenibacillus sp. PK3_47, the proteins below share one genomic window:
- a CDS encoding sugar ABC transporter permease yields MKTSWMKRQQYLGYLFIGPNMIGVILFFIIPAVYSFYLMFTDYKFMNPETNFTGLANIKRMLGDEVFYTAIKNTLLFLASVPVSIGLAFIVAVVLNRSVYFKKMLRALYFMPYITSGVAVAFVWMLLFQPNNGPVNGILRSLGIANPPGWLSTMESSMYAIDIIWIWFMLGYNMIIYLAALQEVSGELLEAAKIDGARTWQTVRSILWPLVSPTTFLLLITGLIMSIKQFGIIQAITQGGPGNSTTVLSLFIYQNAFRYYEMGYASAVSWALFLIIMIFTVIQWLGQKRWVHY; encoded by the coding sequence GTGAAGACATCCTGGATGAAACGGCAGCAGTACCTGGGCTATCTTTTTATCGGGCCAAATATGATTGGCGTGATTTTATTTTTTATCATTCCGGCCGTCTATTCGTTCTATCTCATGTTCACAGACTACAAATTTATGAATCCGGAGACGAATTTTACCGGTCTGGCCAACATCAAGCGGATGCTCGGGGACGAGGTCTTCTATACCGCGATCAAGAACACCCTGCTGTTCCTGGCCTCTGTGCCTGTGTCGATCGGGCTTGCGTTCATCGTCGCCGTTGTCCTCAACCGTTCGGTGTATTTCAAGAAAATGCTGCGTGCGTTATATTTCATGCCTTACATCACCAGCGGGGTGGCTGTAGCGTTTGTGTGGATGCTGCTGTTCCAGCCGAACAACGGCCCGGTCAACGGTATTCTGCGGTCCCTGGGCATTGCCAATCCTCCCGGCTGGTTATCTACCATGGAAAGCTCGATGTATGCCATCGACATTATCTGGATCTGGTTCATGCTCGGCTACAATATGATCATTTACCTCGCTGCCCTGCAGGAAGTATCCGGCGAACTGCTGGAAGCCGCCAAAATTGACGGTGCCCGCACCTGGCAGACGGTCCGCAGCATCCTGTGGCCGCTGGTCAGCCCGACGACCTTTCTGCTGCTCATTACCGGATTGATCATGTCCATCAAGCAGTTCGGCATTATCCAGGCCATTACGCAGGGCGGGCCGGGGAACAGCACCACGGTGTTATCCCTGTTCATTTACCAGAACGCCTTCCGCTATTACGAAATGGGTTATGCTTCCGCGGTATCCTGGGCCCTGTTCCTGATTATTATGATTTTTACTGTGATTCAATGGCTGGGCCAGAAGCGCTGGGTTCACTACTAA
- a CDS encoding FAD-dependent oxidoreductase, with translation MKLEHVHSDITVVGGGLAGVCAAIAAARLGKKVALIQNRPVLGGNSSSEVRVWVCGATAHGTNRYARETGIMGELFVENQFRNPDGNPYLWDLVILEAVLAEPNITLYLNTDVHEVEAAGTESARQIQSVTGWMMGSERRIIFESPLFLDCTGDGLVGFLAGAGFRIGREARHEYNEEWAPETADDITLGSTMLFYTKDAGHPVKFVPPTFAKDITKTTIPMKRVIRSGDSGCHYWWIEWGGELDIVHDNEAIRDELWAVIYGVWDYIKNSGKFDAGNMTLEWVGSQPGKREYRRFTGEYVLTQNDIISQKLFDDRIAFGGWSIDLHPPQGMYATESGSRHMHADGNYHIPFRSLYSANVSNLLFAGRNISATHVAFGTTRVMATCAILGEAAGTAAALCADKGISPAELSRDHTPALLQTLLKQDASVLGLANEDTGDLARQARVSASSFLSRIAIESADGEYPLEHDIAVLLPADPEICGTLEWLVSAAENTEMTVEVWSTGRPENYVPAALEARVTVPVSRGNKMWVPAALEWTPEMPQNAFVIVRSNPSLRLHLSSTPLTGLLAFERGAAPSVSKDLEDHDSTQPVVEWSMKRLNRKAFCMRTTFPTDAYRPEQVTDGYTRPYGGPHIWLSGRLEQDAEPWLALEWKEEQSIREIRLIFNDDVNEDLINLHHHMTPFEVIPELVRSYRIEMLDEKGGWIPVAAERDNRKRKRVHLLEKAVKTSAIRLVVQETNGSAHAEVIEMRVYA, from the coding sequence ATGAAATTGGAGCACGTACACAGTGACATTACAGTTGTCGGCGGAGGGCTGGCAGGCGTGTGCGCCGCTATCGCTGCGGCCCGGCTGGGCAAAAAGGTCGCGCTGATCCAAAACCGTCCCGTCCTGGGCGGCAATTCCAGCAGTGAGGTGCGGGTATGGGTATGCGGCGCCACGGCGCACGGAACAAACCGTTATGCCCGGGAGACAGGCATCATGGGCGAGCTGTTCGTGGAGAACCAGTTCCGCAATCCTGACGGCAATCCTTATCTGTGGGATCTGGTCATTCTTGAAGCTGTTCTTGCCGAGCCCAACATTACTCTCTATCTCAATACGGACGTACACGAAGTGGAAGCGGCTGGCACGGAGTCTGCACGGCAGATCCAATCCGTAACCGGCTGGATGATGGGCTCCGAACGGAGGATTATTTTCGAAAGCCCGCTGTTTCTGGACTGTACAGGAGATGGCCTCGTCGGGTTTCTAGCGGGAGCCGGGTTCCGGATCGGCCGGGAGGCACGCCATGAATACAATGAGGAATGGGCGCCGGAAACTGCGGATGACATTACGCTGGGCAGCACTATGCTGTTCTATACCAAGGATGCCGGACATCCCGTGAAGTTCGTGCCTCCCACTTTTGCCAAAGATATTACGAAGACGACCATTCCGATGAAAAGAGTGATCCGCAGCGGCGATTCCGGCTGCCATTACTGGTGGATTGAATGGGGCGGCGAGCTGGACATCGTTCATGACAATGAAGCCATCCGCGACGAGCTCTGGGCCGTGATCTACGGGGTGTGGGATTATATCAAAAACTCCGGTAAATTCGATGCCGGGAACATGACCCTGGAATGGGTCGGCTCCCAGCCGGGCAAACGGGAATACCGCCGGTTCACCGGGGAATATGTCTTGACGCAGAATGATATTATCAGCCAAAAGCTGTTCGATGACCGGATCGCCTTCGGAGGCTGGTCTATCGACCTGCATCCGCCGCAGGGGATGTATGCCACGGAGAGCGGCTCCAGGCATATGCATGCGGACGGCAATTATCATATTCCTTTCCGCAGCCTATATTCTGCGAATGTGTCCAATCTGCTCTTCGCGGGGCGCAATATCAGCGCTACACATGTCGCATTTGGAACAACCAGAGTGATGGCCACCTGTGCCATTCTCGGTGAAGCCGCCGGCACAGCCGCTGCCCTGTGTGCGGATAAGGGAATTTCACCTGCTGAGCTGTCGCGTGACCATACCCCGGCACTGCTGCAGACACTGCTGAAGCAGGATGCCTCTGTCTTGGGTCTGGCCAATGAGGATACTGGCGATTTGGCCCGGCAGGCACGGGTCAGCGCTTCTTCTTTCCTGTCCCGGATCGCCATTGAATCCGCCGACGGGGAATATCCGCTGGAGCATGACATTGCCGTCCTGCTTCCGGCTGATCCGGAAATCTGCGGTACGCTGGAATGGCTGGTGAGTGCAGCGGAAAATACGGAAATGACGGTGGAAGTCTGGAGTACCGGCAGACCGGAAAATTATGTACCTGCCGCTTTGGAAGCCCGGGTTACCGTTCCTGTCAGCAGAGGTAACAAGATGTGGGTGCCGGCGGCACTGGAATGGACACCGGAGATGCCTCAGAATGCTTTTGTTATTGTGCGCAGCAACCCGTCCCTCCGGCTGCATCTCTCCAGTACCCCGCTGACCGGGCTGCTGGCCTTTGAACGCGGTGCGGCACCAAGCGTCTCCAAGGATCTGGAGGATCACGACAGCACCCAGCCCGTGGTGGAATGGAGCATGAAACGGCTGAACCGTAAAGCCTTCTGTATGCGGACAACATTCCCTACAGACGCCTACCGGCCGGAGCAGGTTACAGACGGGTACACAAGACCTTATGGAGGACCGCATATCTGGCTGTCCGGGAGGCTTGAACAGGATGCCGAGCCATGGCTGGCACTGGAGTGGAAGGAGGAGCAGAGCATCCGGGAAATCAGACTTATTTTTAATGATGATGTCAATGAAGACCTTATTAATCTGCACCATCATATGACACCTTTTGAGGTCATTCCCGAGCTGGTGCGAAGCTACCGGATTGAAATGCTGGATGAGAAAGGCGGCTGGATCCCTGTCGCTGCAGAAAGAGACAACCGGAAGAGAAAGCGGGTCCATCTCCTGGAGAAGGCTGTAAAGACAAGTGCCATCAGACTGGTTGTACAGGAAACGAACGGTTCTGCCCATGCTGAAGTGATTGAGATGCGGGTGTATGCTTAA
- a CDS encoding response regulator, translating into MWKVLLVEDEVFVRESVREIIAWEELGFTVSGEAGNGAEALDMIRQDAPDLVITDIIMPGMDGVELLRRTREEGFSPRFVMLTCMSDFEYVRQAMEYGASNYILKLSMSVNSLRETLRKISSELLRQQDSRDAGASVPAKSADSSAGTQAPLLPEEVTSHPEIQKILQYIHDHYPQDITVKSMSQYVMMGENYVSTLFKKKTGQTLIHYLHQVRVNQAIQYLIHSDLPVYEVGNRVGFMNDNYFIKIFKRLTACTPSQFRQMNKGKPETVSS; encoded by the coding sequence ATGTGGAAAGTTCTGCTGGTTGAAGATGAAGTGTTCGTACGTGAATCGGTACGCGAGATTATTGCCTGGGAGGAACTCGGCTTCACTGTAAGCGGGGAGGCAGGCAACGGCGCAGAGGCTTTGGACATGATCCGGCAGGACGCCCCTGACCTGGTCATTACCGATATTATTATGCCCGGGATGGACGGCGTGGAGCTCCTCAGAAGGACCCGGGAGGAAGGATTCAGCCCCCGCTTTGTAATGCTCACCTGTATGAGCGACTTTGAGTACGTTCGGCAGGCCATGGAGTATGGCGCATCCAATTACATTCTGAAGCTGTCGATGAGCGTCAATTCGCTTCGGGAGACGCTGCGCAAGATCAGCAGCGAGCTTCTGAGGCAGCAGGACAGCAGGGATGCCGGTGCTTCCGTTCCTGCCAAATCTGCGGACAGCAGCGCTGGCACACAGGCGCCTCTTCTTCCTGAAGAGGTAACCTCCCATCCGGAAATCCAGAAGATCCTGCAGTATATCCATGATCACTATCCGCAGGATATTACGGTGAAGTCGATGTCCCAATACGTGATGATGGGCGAAAATTATGTCAGCACCCTGTTCAAAAAGAAAACCGGCCAGACCCTGATCCACTATCTGCACCAGGTCCGTGTCAATCAGGCGATCCAGTATCTGATTCATTCCGATCTGCCGGTGTATGAGGTCGGCAACCGGGTCGGCTTCATGAACGACAATTATTTCATCAAAATCTTCAAACGTTTAACCGCCTGTACCCCCAGCCAGTTCCGGCAGATGAACAAGGGCAAGCCGGAAACGGTCAGCAGCTGA
- a CDS encoding carbohydrate ABC transporter permease: MNKAVLYKSIITLIMVFFSIVMIVPFLWMISTSFKTPAEVFEYPIRWIPAHFNWDHHVKVWSGSGSFVQYYLNSLKVSVISTIGAVLLSALAAYGFSRIEFKGRNTMFLVYLSMMMVPPQVLFVPKFIMFDWAGIFNTHWALILPGMFTIFGVFMMRQFFLSVPQEISEAAFIDGAGHFRIFSRIILPMAKPSLATLAIIDFSWHWNDYENALVFLIDHDLFTVPLGLQNFILENNVDYNGMMAAATAGIIPMILVFLVGQKYIIEGVASSAVKG; the protein is encoded by the coding sequence ATGAATAAAGCCGTGTTATACAAGAGCATTATTACGCTGATCATGGTGTTTTTCAGCATCGTGATGATCGTGCCTTTCCTCTGGATGATCAGCACTTCGTTCAAGACTCCTGCGGAAGTTTTTGAATACCCCATCCGCTGGATTCCGGCTCATTTTAACTGGGATCATCATGTGAAGGTATGGAGCGGGTCCGGCAGCTTTGTGCAGTATTATCTGAATTCGCTCAAGGTCTCGGTCATCAGCACGATTGGAGCTGTCCTTCTGTCAGCACTCGCCGCCTACGGCTTTTCAAGAATTGAATTCAAAGGACGCAATACCATGTTCCTCGTGTACCTGTCGATGATGATGGTGCCGCCGCAGGTGCTGTTCGTGCCCAAATTCATCATGTTCGACTGGGCCGGCATCTTCAACACCCATTGGGCGCTCATACTGCCCGGGATGTTCACGATCTTCGGTGTGTTCATGATGCGCCAGTTTTTCCTCTCTGTGCCCCAGGAGATATCCGAAGCTGCTTTTATCGACGGTGCGGGCCACTTCCGGATCTTCTCGCGGATCATTCTGCCGATGGCCAAGCCTTCCCTGGCTACCCTGGCGATCATTGACTTCTCCTGGCACTGGAATGACTACGAGAATGCGCTGGTATTTCTGATTGACCATGATTTGTTCACGGTACCGCTGGGTCTGCAGAATTTCATTCTTGAAAATAACGTCGATTACAACGGCATGATGGCTGCGGCAACCGCCGGTATTATTCCCATGATCCTCGTATTCCTGGTCGGGCAGAAATATATTATCGAAGGCGTCGCAAGCTCGGCAGTGAAAGGTTAA